A part of Uloborus diversus isolate 005 chromosome 6, Udiv.v.3.1, whole genome shotgun sequence genomic DNA contains:
- the LOC129223878 gene encoding uncharacterized protein LOC129223878, with protein MTLKFLLLLFCAISCTTATTDCTKEEYKNCYDGDTPSWFIEKFPKDNKEELEKFCLKALPDLDCAIAFSERCPDFLGEPGSFALKLFKKLYAKECDKLHKS; from the exons aTGACGCTCAAGTTTCTGCTTTTACTATTTTGTG CTATTTCATGTACGACGGCGACTACTGACTGCACAAAGGAAGAATACAAGAATTGCTATGATGGAGATACTCCTTCGTGGTTCATTGAAAAGTTCCCAAAAGATAATAAAGAAGAATTGGAAAAATTTTGCCT GAAGGCTTTGCCAGACCTTGATTGTGCTATTGCTTTTAGTGAGAGATGCCCCGATTTTCTCGGAGAGCCCGGCTCTTTTGCGCTAAAGTTGTTCAAGAAATTATATGCTAAAGAGTGCGACAAGTTACATAAATCTTAA